The Mesorhizobium sp. B2-8-5 genome segment CGATGATCGACAAGGGCGCTACGCGCGCCGAAATTCTCGAAAAGACCGGTAACGTGCTGGGTTGTGCCGGTGCCAGCCTTACCGTGCATGAAGGCGAGATCTCGGTGCTGATGGGCCTGTCCGGCTCCGGCAAGTCGACGCTGCTGCGGGCCGTCAACCGGCTCAATGTGGTGTCGCGAGGCCAGGTGCTGGTCAAGGACGGCGACCGCACCGTCGATGTCGTCACCTGCGACGAGGCGACCTTGCGGCGGTTGCGCCAGAAGCAGGTGGCCATGGTGTTCCAGCAGTTCGGCCTGCTGCCATGGCGTACGGTCGAGGAAAATGTCGGCTTCGGCCTCGAGCTTGCCGGCGTGCCGGAGGCGGAACGCAAGGCGCGCGTGCAGAAGCAGCTGCAGCTGGTCCATCTCGACCAATGGTCGAAGAAATACGCCCATGAGCTTTCGGGCGGCATGCAGCAGCGCGTCGGTCTTGCGCGCGCTTTCGCCACCGAAGCGCCTATCCTGTTGATGGACGAGCCGTTCTCGGCGCTCGACCCGCTGATCCGCACCAAGCTGCAGGATGAGTTGCTGCAACTGCAGGCCGAGCTGAAGAAGACCATCATCTTCGTCAGCCACGACCTCGAGGAGGCGCTGAAGATCGGCAGCCACAT includes the following:
- the choV gene encoding choline ABC transporter ATP-binding protein: MTVAVDFKNVDIVFGADQAGSLAMIDKGATRAEILEKTGNVLGCAGASLTVHEGEISVLMGLSGSGKSTLLRAVNRLNVVSRGQVLVKDGDRTVDVVTCDEATLRRLRQKQVAMVFQQFGLLPWRTVEENVGFGLELAGVPEAERKARVQKQLQLVHLDQWSKKYAHELSGGMQQRVGLARAFATEAPILLMDEPFSALDPLIRTKLQDELLQLQAELKKTIIFVSHDLEEALKIGSHITIMEGGRIVQTGAPEDIVLRPANDYVRDFIANVNPLSVLTAWNVMRDRRDLEQGEDGWVWLDRRKTTRFKIDDHGLVAAAERDGKPAIWISCADVEGQPEEGAQVFWANPGTPLKTVMLAMHRSQTAPVALFDEGSRFVGAIGIRDVLSAVLRR